The proteins below are encoded in one region of Sminthopsis crassicaudata isolate SCR6 chromosome 1, ASM4859323v1, whole genome shotgun sequence:
- the CCP110 gene encoding centriolar coiled-coil protein of 110 kDa isoform X2 gives MEEYEKFCEKSLARIQGELLSRETFPSGQPENISFIRFHGVALLSPLLSVERRKEMQQEKQKALDIEARKQISRKKALLNRVQEILENVQIRKAPNISDFDQWEPEAVYLNSEVRDVNIPSILPNDSLPSLIEQSASTKVEETIEILPSNTTAQVKLNGTDSDKDIEACISIKQRDSPHPNQMGNETSPDTSSDTSQDTLIVGENPRREGELEPTRVEEVTSDPYMMSLQNLMKKSKEYIEREQTRRSMRNNSKKSIAESHSDKENDAIKMNDSGKENAGFINKSSVSLDKPSLNKSNILLQSATTQMSSMNTLASFSKGDIPVRMGTPTLLDSDEDEDFKVTSTFDPESSVVKSFTGSYAKLPSPEPSVSPKMHRRRPKSSSTGHILINNPVNAYELSPKEKGRAMELIIQDVNVKINIPESVPKFPIDLTEVCSSKVHIDSKNASETGGEESVIGKSNELCQHSVNQLENKVMHVTATMEGQIASDGREPYKTDNNCTIVPKLHEPYAISQCIVSQKCGIMNVIKSTSVLEKNCTSQVELNKSYDVQNPSPLLMQCQNKRQQMDTPNGSCGNDQLVENSFEKVKRRLDLDVDAFQKENSPYILTSGTVEQERRWIQEKRFPKGPVYINKNEMLEISSREGEEMLKNKMLAFEEMRKRLEEQHAQQLSILIAEQEKEQEKLQKEIEEQERMLKEKKDITAEAPEVNLNNAVELEWRKISDSGILETMLSQVDTLHIANSNSSGFTNSALQHSFGSTSEVPFYLWGSSANSLPKIPVTRPLGRGKPRWSQVFSLEVQAKFDKITAVAKGFLTRRLLQTEKVKHLRQTVKDTMEFIRSFQSEAPLKRGSVSAQDASLQERVLAQLRAALFDIHDIFFIMDATERMSILHHDREVRKEKMLRQMDKMKNPRASLSAATQKSLDRKKYMKAAEMGMPNKKILIRQKPSETRVLQPSQGQNAPIHRPLCRQGTPKTSVKGVEQNREKSSDNRMRNRMRVSGVYAGKTQRKQPNVATI, from the exons ATCAGGAAAGCACCAAATATAAGTGATTTTGATCAGTGGGAACCTGAGGCAGTGTACCTCAATTCAGAAGTCAGAGATGTGAATATTCCCTCTATACTTCCAAATGATAGTTTGCCAAGTCTTATTGAACAGTCTGCCTCAACAAAAGTTGAAGAGACTATTGAAATTTTGCCTTCTAATACCACTGCCCAAGTAAAACTGAATGGAACAGATTCAGATAAAGATATAGAAGCATGCATTTCTATCAAACAAAGGGACAGTCCTCATCCTAACCAAATGGGAAATGAAACTTCTCCAGACACATCTTCAGATACCTCACAGGATACTCTGATCGTAGGCGAGAATCCCAGAAGGGAAGGAGAATTAGAGCCCACCCGGGTTGAGGAAGTCACCTCAGATCCTTATATGATGAGCCTTCAGAATCTTATGAAGAAGTCAAAAGAATACATAGAACGAGAACAAACTCGACGTAGCATGAGAAATAACTCAAAGAAGAGCATCGCCGAGAGTCACTCAGACAAAGAGAATGATGCTATTAAAATGAATGACTCTGGGAAAGAGAATGCAGGATTTATAAACAAAAGTTCAGTCTCACTTGATAAACCGAGCCTTAATAAATCAAACATTCTTCTCCAAAGTGCTACTACTCAGATGAGCAGCATGAATACTTTAGCAAGCTTCTCCAAAGGGGATATACCTGTGCGAATGGGTACTCCGACTCTTTTGGATtcagatgaagatgaagattttAAAGTCACTTCAACCTTTGATCCTGAAAGTAGTGTGGTCAAAAGTTTTACAGGTTCCTATGCCAAGTTACCTAGTCCAGAACCAAGTGTGAGTCCTAAAATGCATCGAAGACGACCTAAGTCTTCCTCAACAGGTCACATACTTATAAATAACCCAGTAAATGCCTATGAATTAAGtcccaaagaaaaaggaagggccATGGAATTAATCATCCAAGATgtcaatgtaaaaataaatataccagAGTCTGTGCCAAAATTTCCTATTGATTTAACTGAAGTTTGTTCTAGCAAAGTTCATATTGACAGCAAAAATGCTTCTGAAACTGGAGGTGAAGAATCAGTCATAGGTAAATCAAATGAGCTTTGTCAACATTCAGTCAACCAATTAGAAAACAAAGTCATGCATGTAACTGCTACAATGGAGGGTCAAATAGCCTCGGATGGGAGAGAGCCATACAAAACAGACAATAATTGTACCATAGTTCCAAAATTGCATGAGCCATATGCAATTAGTCAGTGTATAGTAAGTCAAAAGTGTGGAATAATGAATGTAATTAAGTCAACTAGTGTGTTAGAAAAAAACTGTACTTCACAAGTGGAATTGAATAAATCTTATGATGTACAAAACCCATCTCCACTACTGATGCAATGCCAGAATAAAAGACAGCAGATGGATACACCAAATGGGTCCTGTGGAAATGACCAACTTGTGGAAAACAGTTTTGAGAAGGTGAAACGAAGACTTGATTTGGATGTTGAtgcttttcaaaaagaaaacagtCCTTATATCCTAACAAGTGGAACAGTTGAACAGGAGAGACGATGGATACAGGAAAAAAGATTTCCCAAGGGACCTGTCTACATTAACAAGAATGAGATGTTAGAAATTAGCTCCAGAG aaggaGAAGAGATGCTAAAAAATAAGATGTTGGCTtttgaagaaatgagaaagagactTGAAGAACAGCATGCTCAGCAGTTATCGATACTTATAGCTGAGCAGGAAAAAGAGCAAGAGAAATTACAAAAG GAAATAGAAGAACAGGAGAGAATGCTAAAAGAGAAGAAGGATATTACAGCAGAAGCACCTGAAGTGAACCTTAACAATGCAGTGGAGTtggaatggagaaaaataagTGATAGTGGCATATTAGAAACAATGCTATCACAAGTGGACACTCTCCATATTGCAAATTCAAATAGTTCCG GTTTTACAAATTCTGCTCTACAACATAGCTTTGGTTCTACAAGTGAAGTACCATTCTACCTCTGGGGATCATCAGCTAATAGTTTACCTAAAATCCCAGTAACAAGACCTCTTGGAAGGGGCAAACCTAGATGGTCTCAG GTTTTTAGTCTAGAAGTACAAgcaaaatttgataaaataactGCAGTGGCAAAAGGATTTCTTACTCGTAGGCTCCTACAGACAGAAAAAGTGAAACATCTCCGGCAAACAGTAAAA GATACTATGGAGTTCATAAGAAGTTTTCAATCAGAAGCTCCACTAAAAAGAGGATCTGTTTCAGCTCAAGATGCTTCTCTCCAAGAGAGAGTGCTAGCTCAG CTTCGTGCTGCCTTATTTGATATTCATGACATATTCTTCATAATGGATGCAACAGAAAGAATGTCCATTTTACATCATGATCGAGAAGTGCGTAAAGAAAAAATGCTTAGACAAATG GATAAAATGAAGAATCCACGAGCATCCCTTTCAGCTGCAACACAGAAATCTCTGGATAGGAAGAAGTACATGAA ggCTGCTGAAATGGGAATGCCAAATAAGAAAATTCTAATCAGACAAAAGCCTTCTGAAACAAG AGTACTTCAGCCAAGTCAAGGACAGAATGCTCCTATCCATAGGCCACTTTGTAGACAAGG AACCCCTAAGACATCAGTGAAGGGGGTTGAGCAAAATAGAGAGAAGTCCTCAGACAACAGAATGCGTAACAGAATGCGTGTTTCAG gAGTATATGCAGGAAAAACCCAAAGAAAGCAGCCAAATGTTGCGACAATTTAA
- the CCP110 gene encoding centriolar coiled-coil protein of 110 kDa isoform X6 encodes MEEYEKFCEKSLARIQGELLSRETFPSGQPENISFIRFHGVALLSPLLSVERRKEMQQEKQKALDIEARKQISRKKALLNRVQEILENVQIRKAPNISDFDQWEPEAVYLNSEVRDVNIPSILPNDSLPSLIEQSASTKVEETIEILPSNTTAQVKLNGTDSDKDIEACISIKQRDSPHPNQMGNETSPDTSSDTSQDTLIVGENPRREGELEPTRVEEVTSDPYMMSLQNLMKKSKEYIEREQTRRSMRNNSKKSIAESHSDKENDAIKMNDSGKENAGFINKSSVSLDKPSLNKSNILLQSATTQMSSMNTLASFSKGDIPVRMGTPTLLDSDEDEDFKVTSTFDPESSVVKSFTGSYAKLPSPEPSVSPKMHRRRPKSSSTGHILINNPVNAYELSPKEKGRAMELIIQDVNVKINIPESVPKFPIDLTEVCSSKVHIDSKNASETGGEESVIGKSNELCQHSVNQLENKVMHVTATMEGQIASDGREPYKTDNNCTIVPKLHEPYAISQCIVSQKCGIMNVIKSTSVLEKNCTSQVELNKSYDVQNPSPLLMQCQNKRQQMDTPNGSCGNDQLVENSFEKVKRRLDLDVDAFQKENSPYILTSGTVEQERRWIQEKRFPKGPVYINKNEMLEISSREGEEMLKNKMLAFEEMRKRLEEQHAQQLSILIAEQEKEQEKLQKSFNLQEIEEQERMLKEKKDITAEAPEVNLNNAVELEWRKISDSGILETMLSQVDTLHIANSNSSGFTNSALQHSFGSTSEVPFYLWGSSANSLPKIPVTRPLGRGKPRWSQVFSLEVQAKFDKITAVAKGFLTRRLLQTEKVKHLRQTVKDTMEFIRSFQSEAPLKRGSVSAQDASLQERVLAQLRAALFDIHDIFFIMDATERMSILHHDREVRKEKMLRQMDKMKNPRASLSAATQKSLDRKKYMKVLQPSQGQNAPIHRPLCRQGSICRKNPKKAAKCCDNLRRQHSLG; translated from the exons ATCAGGAAAGCACCAAATATAAGTGATTTTGATCAGTGGGAACCTGAGGCAGTGTACCTCAATTCAGAAGTCAGAGATGTGAATATTCCCTCTATACTTCCAAATGATAGTTTGCCAAGTCTTATTGAACAGTCTGCCTCAACAAAAGTTGAAGAGACTATTGAAATTTTGCCTTCTAATACCACTGCCCAAGTAAAACTGAATGGAACAGATTCAGATAAAGATATAGAAGCATGCATTTCTATCAAACAAAGGGACAGTCCTCATCCTAACCAAATGGGAAATGAAACTTCTCCAGACACATCTTCAGATACCTCACAGGATACTCTGATCGTAGGCGAGAATCCCAGAAGGGAAGGAGAATTAGAGCCCACCCGGGTTGAGGAAGTCACCTCAGATCCTTATATGATGAGCCTTCAGAATCTTATGAAGAAGTCAAAAGAATACATAGAACGAGAACAAACTCGACGTAGCATGAGAAATAACTCAAAGAAGAGCATCGCCGAGAGTCACTCAGACAAAGAGAATGATGCTATTAAAATGAATGACTCTGGGAAAGAGAATGCAGGATTTATAAACAAAAGTTCAGTCTCACTTGATAAACCGAGCCTTAATAAATCAAACATTCTTCTCCAAAGTGCTACTACTCAGATGAGCAGCATGAATACTTTAGCAAGCTTCTCCAAAGGGGATATACCTGTGCGAATGGGTACTCCGACTCTTTTGGATtcagatgaagatgaagattttAAAGTCACTTCAACCTTTGATCCTGAAAGTAGTGTGGTCAAAAGTTTTACAGGTTCCTATGCCAAGTTACCTAGTCCAGAACCAAGTGTGAGTCCTAAAATGCATCGAAGACGACCTAAGTCTTCCTCAACAGGTCACATACTTATAAATAACCCAGTAAATGCCTATGAATTAAGtcccaaagaaaaaggaagggccATGGAATTAATCATCCAAGATgtcaatgtaaaaataaatataccagAGTCTGTGCCAAAATTTCCTATTGATTTAACTGAAGTTTGTTCTAGCAAAGTTCATATTGACAGCAAAAATGCTTCTGAAACTGGAGGTGAAGAATCAGTCATAGGTAAATCAAATGAGCTTTGTCAACATTCAGTCAACCAATTAGAAAACAAAGTCATGCATGTAACTGCTACAATGGAGGGTCAAATAGCCTCGGATGGGAGAGAGCCATACAAAACAGACAATAATTGTACCATAGTTCCAAAATTGCATGAGCCATATGCAATTAGTCAGTGTATAGTAAGTCAAAAGTGTGGAATAATGAATGTAATTAAGTCAACTAGTGTGTTAGAAAAAAACTGTACTTCACAAGTGGAATTGAATAAATCTTATGATGTACAAAACCCATCTCCACTACTGATGCAATGCCAGAATAAAAGACAGCAGATGGATACACCAAATGGGTCCTGTGGAAATGACCAACTTGTGGAAAACAGTTTTGAGAAGGTGAAACGAAGACTTGATTTGGATGTTGAtgcttttcaaaaagaaaacagtCCTTATATCCTAACAAGTGGAACAGTTGAACAGGAGAGACGATGGATACAGGAAAAAAGATTTCCCAAGGGACCTGTCTACATTAACAAGAATGAGATGTTAGAAATTAGCTCCAGAG aaggaGAAGAGATGCTAAAAAATAAGATGTTGGCTtttgaagaaatgagaaagagactTGAAGAACAGCATGCTCAGCAGTTATCGATACTTATAGCTGAGCAGGAAAAAGAGCAAGAGAAATTACAAAAG AGCTTTAATCTACAGGAAATAGAAGAACAGGAGAGAATGCTAAAAGAGAAGAAGGATATTACAGCAGAAGCACCTGAAGTGAACCTTAACAATGCAGTGGAGTtggaatggagaaaaataagTGATAGTGGCATATTAGAAACAATGCTATCACAAGTGGACACTCTCCATATTGCAAATTCAAATAGTTCCG GTTTTACAAATTCTGCTCTACAACATAGCTTTGGTTCTACAAGTGAAGTACCATTCTACCTCTGGGGATCATCAGCTAATAGTTTACCTAAAATCCCAGTAACAAGACCTCTTGGAAGGGGCAAACCTAGATGGTCTCAG GTTTTTAGTCTAGAAGTACAAgcaaaatttgataaaataactGCAGTGGCAAAAGGATTTCTTACTCGTAGGCTCCTACAGACAGAAAAAGTGAAACATCTCCGGCAAACAGTAAAA GATACTATGGAGTTCATAAGAAGTTTTCAATCAGAAGCTCCACTAAAAAGAGGATCTGTTTCAGCTCAAGATGCTTCTCTCCAAGAGAGAGTGCTAGCTCAG CTTCGTGCTGCCTTATTTGATATTCATGACATATTCTTCATAATGGATGCAACAGAAAGAATGTCCATTTTACATCATGATCGAGAAGTGCGTAAAGAAAAAATGCTTAGACAAATG GATAAAATGAAGAATCCACGAGCATCCCTTTCAGCTGCAACACAGAAATCTCTGGATAGGAAGAAGTACATGAA AGTACTTCAGCCAAGTCAAGGACAGAATGCTCCTATCCATAGGCCACTTTGTAGACAAGG gAGTATATGCAGGAAAAACCCAAAGAAAGCAGCCAAATGTTGCGACAATTTAAGAAGACAACATTCATTAGGATAA
- the CCP110 gene encoding centriolar coiled-coil protein of 110 kDa isoform X5, giving the protein MEEYEKFCEKSLARIQGELLSRETFPSGQPENISFIRFHGVALLSPLLSVERRKEMQQEKQKALDIEARKQISRKKALLNRVQEILENVQIRKAPNISDFDQWEPEAVYLNSEVRDVNIPSILPNDSLPSLIEQSASTKVEETIEILPSNTTAQVKLNGTDSDKDIEACISIKQRDSPHPNQMGNETSPDTSSDTSQDTLIVGENPRREGELEPTRVEEVTSDPYMMSLQNLMKKSKEYIEREQTRRSMRNNSKKSIAESHSDKENDAIKMNDSGKENAGFINKSSVSLDKPSLNKSNILLQSATTQMSSMNTLASFSKGDIPVRMGTPTLLDSDEDEDFKVTSTFDPESSVVKSFTGSYAKLPSPEPSVSPKMHRRRPKSSSTGHILINNPVNAYELSPKEKGRAMELIIQDVNVKINIPESVPKFPIDLTEVCSSKVHIDSKNASETGGEESVIGKSNELCQHSVNQLENKVMHVTATMEGQIASDGREPYKTDNNCTIVPKLHEPYAISQCIVSQKCGIMNVIKSTSVLEKNCTSQVELNKSYDVQNPSPLLMQCQNKRQQMDTPNGSCGNDQLVENSFEKVKRRLDLDVDAFQKENSPYILTSGTVEQERRWIQEKRFPKGPVYINKNEMLEISSREGEEMLKNKMLAFEEMRKRLEEQHAQQLSILIAEQEKEQEKLQKEIEEQERMLKEKKDITAEAPEVNLNNAVELEWRKISDSGILETMLSQVDTLHIANSNSSGFTNSALQHSFGSTSEVPFYLWGSSANSLPKIPVTRPLGRGKPRWSQVFSLEVQAKFDKITAVAKGFLTRRLLQTEKVKHLRQTVKDTMEFIRSFQSEAPLKRGSVSAQDASLQERVLAQLRAALFDIHDIFFIMDATERMSILHHDREVRKEKMLRQMDKMKNPRASLSAATQKSLDRKKYMKAAEMGMPNKKILIRQKPSETRVLQPSQGQNAPIHRPLCRQGSICRKNPKKAAKCCDNLRRQHSLG; this is encoded by the exons ATCAGGAAAGCACCAAATATAAGTGATTTTGATCAGTGGGAACCTGAGGCAGTGTACCTCAATTCAGAAGTCAGAGATGTGAATATTCCCTCTATACTTCCAAATGATAGTTTGCCAAGTCTTATTGAACAGTCTGCCTCAACAAAAGTTGAAGAGACTATTGAAATTTTGCCTTCTAATACCACTGCCCAAGTAAAACTGAATGGAACAGATTCAGATAAAGATATAGAAGCATGCATTTCTATCAAACAAAGGGACAGTCCTCATCCTAACCAAATGGGAAATGAAACTTCTCCAGACACATCTTCAGATACCTCACAGGATACTCTGATCGTAGGCGAGAATCCCAGAAGGGAAGGAGAATTAGAGCCCACCCGGGTTGAGGAAGTCACCTCAGATCCTTATATGATGAGCCTTCAGAATCTTATGAAGAAGTCAAAAGAATACATAGAACGAGAACAAACTCGACGTAGCATGAGAAATAACTCAAAGAAGAGCATCGCCGAGAGTCACTCAGACAAAGAGAATGATGCTATTAAAATGAATGACTCTGGGAAAGAGAATGCAGGATTTATAAACAAAAGTTCAGTCTCACTTGATAAACCGAGCCTTAATAAATCAAACATTCTTCTCCAAAGTGCTACTACTCAGATGAGCAGCATGAATACTTTAGCAAGCTTCTCCAAAGGGGATATACCTGTGCGAATGGGTACTCCGACTCTTTTGGATtcagatgaagatgaagattttAAAGTCACTTCAACCTTTGATCCTGAAAGTAGTGTGGTCAAAAGTTTTACAGGTTCCTATGCCAAGTTACCTAGTCCAGAACCAAGTGTGAGTCCTAAAATGCATCGAAGACGACCTAAGTCTTCCTCAACAGGTCACATACTTATAAATAACCCAGTAAATGCCTATGAATTAAGtcccaaagaaaaaggaagggccATGGAATTAATCATCCAAGATgtcaatgtaaaaataaatataccagAGTCTGTGCCAAAATTTCCTATTGATTTAACTGAAGTTTGTTCTAGCAAAGTTCATATTGACAGCAAAAATGCTTCTGAAACTGGAGGTGAAGAATCAGTCATAGGTAAATCAAATGAGCTTTGTCAACATTCAGTCAACCAATTAGAAAACAAAGTCATGCATGTAACTGCTACAATGGAGGGTCAAATAGCCTCGGATGGGAGAGAGCCATACAAAACAGACAATAATTGTACCATAGTTCCAAAATTGCATGAGCCATATGCAATTAGTCAGTGTATAGTAAGTCAAAAGTGTGGAATAATGAATGTAATTAAGTCAACTAGTGTGTTAGAAAAAAACTGTACTTCACAAGTGGAATTGAATAAATCTTATGATGTACAAAACCCATCTCCACTACTGATGCAATGCCAGAATAAAAGACAGCAGATGGATACACCAAATGGGTCCTGTGGAAATGACCAACTTGTGGAAAACAGTTTTGAGAAGGTGAAACGAAGACTTGATTTGGATGTTGAtgcttttcaaaaagaaaacagtCCTTATATCCTAACAAGTGGAACAGTTGAACAGGAGAGACGATGGATACAGGAAAAAAGATTTCCCAAGGGACCTGTCTACATTAACAAGAATGAGATGTTAGAAATTAGCTCCAGAG aaggaGAAGAGATGCTAAAAAATAAGATGTTGGCTtttgaagaaatgagaaagagactTGAAGAACAGCATGCTCAGCAGTTATCGATACTTATAGCTGAGCAGGAAAAAGAGCAAGAGAAATTACAAAAG GAAATAGAAGAACAGGAGAGAATGCTAAAAGAGAAGAAGGATATTACAGCAGAAGCACCTGAAGTGAACCTTAACAATGCAGTGGAGTtggaatggagaaaaataagTGATAGTGGCATATTAGAAACAATGCTATCACAAGTGGACACTCTCCATATTGCAAATTCAAATAGTTCCG GTTTTACAAATTCTGCTCTACAACATAGCTTTGGTTCTACAAGTGAAGTACCATTCTACCTCTGGGGATCATCAGCTAATAGTTTACCTAAAATCCCAGTAACAAGACCTCTTGGAAGGGGCAAACCTAGATGGTCTCAG GTTTTTAGTCTAGAAGTACAAgcaaaatttgataaaataactGCAGTGGCAAAAGGATTTCTTACTCGTAGGCTCCTACAGACAGAAAAAGTGAAACATCTCCGGCAAACAGTAAAA GATACTATGGAGTTCATAAGAAGTTTTCAATCAGAAGCTCCACTAAAAAGAGGATCTGTTTCAGCTCAAGATGCTTCTCTCCAAGAGAGAGTGCTAGCTCAG CTTCGTGCTGCCTTATTTGATATTCATGACATATTCTTCATAATGGATGCAACAGAAAGAATGTCCATTTTACATCATGATCGAGAAGTGCGTAAAGAAAAAATGCTTAGACAAATG GATAAAATGAAGAATCCACGAGCATCCCTTTCAGCTGCAACACAGAAATCTCTGGATAGGAAGAAGTACATGAA ggCTGCTGAAATGGGAATGCCAAATAAGAAAATTCTAATCAGACAAAAGCCTTCTGAAACAAG AGTACTTCAGCCAAGTCAAGGACAGAATGCTCCTATCCATAGGCCACTTTGTAGACAAGG gAGTATATGCAGGAAAAACCCAAAGAAAGCAGCCAAATGTTGCGACAATTTAAGAAGACAACATTCATTAGGATAA